A region of Streptomyces sp. NBC_01267 DNA encodes the following proteins:
- a CDS encoding NADH-quinone oxidoreductase subunit A → MNAYAPILVLGALGAGFAIFSVVMATLIGPKRYNRAKLEAYECGIEPTPTPAGGGRFPIKYYLTAMLFIVFDIEIVFLYPWAVTFDSLGLFGLVEMLLFVLTVFVAYAYVWRRGGLEWD, encoded by the coding sequence GTGAATGCCTACGCGCCCATCCTCGTACTCGGCGCCCTCGGGGCAGGGTTTGCGATCTTCTCCGTGGTCATGGCCACGCTTATCGGCCCCAAGCGCTACAACCGGGCGAAGCTCGAAGCGTACGAGTGCGGTATCGAACCGACACCCACGCCGGCCGGAGGCGGCCGTTTCCCGATCAAGTACTACCTGACGGCGATGCTGTTCATCGTCTTCGACATCGAGATCGTCTTCCTCTATCCCTGGGCGGTCACCTTCGACTCCCTGGGGCTTTTCGGGCTCGTCGAGATGCTGCTCTTCGTGCTCACCGTCTTCGTCGCCTACGCGTATGTGTGGCGGCGCGGCGGTCTGGAATGGGACTGA
- a CDS encoding NuoB/complex I 20 kDa subunit family protein, which translates to MGLEEKLPSGFLLTTVEQAAGWVRKSSVFPATFGLACCAIEMMTTGAGRYDLARFGMEVFRGSPRQADLMIVAGRVSQKMAPVLRQVYDQMPSPKWVISMGVCASSGGMFNNYAIVQGVDHIVPVDIYLPGCPPRPEMLMDAILKLHQKIQGSKLGVNQVEAAREAEEAALKALPTIEMKGLLR; encoded by the coding sequence ATGGGACTCGAAGAGAAGCTGCCGAGTGGCTTTCTGCTGACCACCGTCGAACAGGCCGCGGGCTGGGTACGGAAATCCTCCGTCTTCCCGGCCACCTTCGGCCTCGCCTGCTGCGCCATCGAGATGATGACGACGGGCGCGGGCCGGTACGACCTGGCGCGGTTCGGCATGGAGGTCTTCCGCGGATCGCCGCGACAGGCGGACCTGATGATCGTGGCCGGGCGGGTGAGCCAGAAGATGGCGCCCGTCCTGCGGCAGGTCTATGACCAGATGCCCAGCCCCAAGTGGGTTATCTCCATGGGGGTTTGTGCGTCATCGGGCGGCATGTTCAACAATTACGCAATTGTTCAGGGTGTGGACCACATCGTCCCGGTTGATATCTATTTGCCCGGCTGCCCGCCCCGTCCCGAGATGCTGATGGACGCCATCCTCAAGCTCCACCAGAAGATCCAGGGCTCCAAGCTCGGGGTCAACCAGGTGGAAGCGGCCCGCGAGGCGGAGGAGGCGGCCCTCAAGGCGCTCCCGACGATCGAGATGAAGGGGCTGCTGCGGTGA
- a CDS encoding NADH-quinone oxidoreductase subunit C — protein MSDEHEKNGAAPDRRDASGEVIGVRKGMFGANNGGDTSGYGGLVRTVALPGATNRPYGGWFDEVADELEGALEEQGLVPGNAIEKTVVDRGELTFHIDREHLPTVARTLRDDPALRFELCTGVSAVHFPGDKGRELHAVYHLRSITHGRLIRLEVGTPDADPHIPSLVAVYPTNDWHEREVYDFFGLIFDGHPALTRIMMPDDWQGFPQRKDYPLGGIAIEYKGAQIPAPDQRRSYT, from the coding sequence GTGAGTGACGAGCACGAGAAGAACGGCGCGGCACCGGACCGGCGCGACGCTTCCGGTGAGGTCATCGGCGTACGCAAGGGGATGTTCGGCGCCAACAACGGCGGGGACACCAGCGGATACGGCGGTCTCGTACGGACCGTGGCCCTGCCCGGCGCCACGAACCGGCCCTACGGCGGTTGGTTCGACGAGGTCGCCGACGAGCTGGAGGGTGCGCTGGAGGAGCAGGGACTCGTCCCCGGCAACGCCATCGAGAAGACGGTCGTCGACCGCGGCGAGCTCACCTTCCACATCGACCGCGAGCACCTGCCGACCGTGGCGCGGACCCTGCGCGACGATCCGGCCCTCCGCTTCGAGCTCTGCACGGGCGTGAGCGCCGTGCACTTCCCGGGGGACAAGGGCCGCGAACTGCACGCGGTCTACCACCTGCGCTCGATCACCCACGGGCGGCTGATCCGCCTGGAGGTCGGTACGCCGGACGCGGACCCGCACATCCCGTCGCTGGTCGCGGTCTATCCGACCAACGACTGGCACGAGCGCGAGGTCTACGACTTCTTCGGCCTGATCTTCGACGGCCACCCGGCCCTCACCCGGATCATGATGCCGGACGACTGGCAGGGCTTCCCGCAGCGCAAGGACTACCCCCTGGGCGGCATCGCCATCGAGTACAAGGGCGCCCAGATTCCCGCTCCGGACCAGCGGAGGTCGTACACCTGA
- a CDS encoding NADH-quinone oxidoreductase subunit D has product MSTSPTSASQAAARETTEGTVYTVTGGDWDEVVQSAAKADDERIVVNMGPQHPSTHGVLRLILEIDGETVTEARCGIGYLHTGIEKNLEYRTWTQGTTFVTRMDYLTPFFNETAYCLGVEKLLGIEDQIPDRVSVIRVLLMELNRISSHLVCLATGGMELGATTIMIYGFRDRELVLDIFELITGLRMNHAFVRPGGLAQDLPPGAVDQLREFVKTMRKNLPEYDKLATGNPIFKARMQNVGYLDLAGCMALGATGPIVRSAGLPHDLRKTDPYCGYENYDFEVPTADTCDSYGRFLVRLEEMRQSLRIIEQCLDRLEPGPVMVADKKIAWPAQLALGPDGLGNSLDHIKEIMGTSMEALIHHFKLVTEGFRVPAGQAYTAVESPKGELGVHVVSDGGTRPYRVHFRDPSFTNLQAMAAMCEGGQVADVIVAVASIDPVMGGVDR; this is encoded by the coding sequence ATGTCCACTTCACCCACCTCCGCATCACAGGCCGCGGCCCGCGAGACGACCGAGGGGACTGTATATACAGTCACCGGTGGCGACTGGGACGAAGTCGTCCAGTCCGCGGCCAAGGCCGACGACGAGCGCATCGTCGTCAACATGGGACCGCAGCACCCGTCCACGCACGGTGTGCTCCGGCTGATCCTGGAGATCGACGGCGAGACCGTCACCGAGGCCCGCTGCGGCATCGGCTATCTCCACACCGGCATCGAGAAGAACCTCGAATACCGGACCTGGACGCAGGGCACCACCTTCGTCACGCGCATGGACTACCTGACGCCGTTCTTCAACGAGACGGCGTACTGCCTGGGCGTCGAGAAGCTGCTCGGCATCGAGGACCAGATTCCCGACCGGGTGTCGGTCATCCGCGTCCTGCTGATGGAGCTCAACCGGATCTCCTCGCACCTGGTCTGTCTCGCCACCGGCGGTATGGAACTGGGCGCGACGACGATAATGATCTACGGCTTCCGCGACCGTGAACTCGTCCTCGACATCTTCGAGCTGATCACCGGACTCCGGATGAACCACGCGTTCGTCAGGCCCGGCGGACTGGCCCAGGACCTGCCCCCGGGCGCCGTGGACCAGCTGCGCGAGTTCGTGAAGACGATGCGCAAGAACCTGCCGGAGTACGACAAGCTCGCCACCGGCAACCCGATCTTCAAGGCGCGCATGCAGAACGTCGGCTATCTCGACCTGGCCGGCTGCATGGCCCTCGGCGCGACCGGTCCGATCGTGCGCTCCGCGGGGCTCCCGCACGACCTGCGCAAGACCGACCCGTACTGCGGTTACGAGAACTACGACTTCGAGGTCCCGACCGCCGACACCTGCGACTCCTACGGCCGCTTCCTGGTGCGCCTCGAAGAGATGCGGCAGTCGCTGCGCATCATCGAGCAGTGCCTGGACCGCCTGGAGCCGGGCCCGGTCATGGTCGCCGACAAGAAGATCGCCTGGCCCGCGCAGCTCGCGCTCGGCCCGGACGGACTCGGCAACTCGCTGGACCACATCAAGGAGATCATGGGCACCTCCATGGAGGCCCTGATCCACCACTTCAAGCTGGTGACCGAGGGCTTCCGGGTCCCGGCCGGACAGGCGTACACCGCGGTCGAGTCACCCAAGGGCGAACTGGGCGTCCACGTCGTCTCCGACGGCGGCACCCGGCCCTACCGGGTCCACTTCCGCGACCCGTCCTTCACCAATCTGCAGGCCATGGCGGCGATGTGCGAGGGCGGCCAGGTCGCCGACGTCATCGTCGCTGTCGCGTCCATCGACCCCGTGATGGGAGGCGTCGACCGATGA
- the nuoE gene encoding NADH-quinone oxidoreductase subunit NuoE has product MPQLPAPDYPADVRARLDADAKEIVARYPDSRSALLPLLHLVQAEEGYVTRTGVRFCAEVLDLTTAEVTAVSTFYSMYRRKPSGDYQVGVCTNTLCAVMGGDAIYSALREHLDVGDGETTGDGKVTLEHIECNAACDFAPVLMVNWEFFDNQTVESAKQLVDDLRAGQQVAPTRGAPLCTYQETSRILAGFPDQRPGAVEATGGAGPASLVGLRLAKGEGPRPRVVSPRGEAPEDPPQQTSASDPDNQAGPAAEEGE; this is encoded by the coding sequence ATGCCCCAACTCCCCGCTCCCGACTACCCGGCCGACGTACGCGCCAGGCTCGACGCGGACGCGAAGGAGATCGTCGCCCGCTACCCGGACAGCAGGTCGGCACTGCTGCCGCTGCTGCACCTGGTGCAGGCCGAGGAGGGGTACGTCACCCGGACCGGGGTGCGGTTCTGCGCCGAGGTGCTGGACCTGACCACCGCCGAGGTCACCGCGGTCTCCACCTTCTACTCCATGTACCGGCGCAAGCCGAGCGGCGACTACCAGGTCGGCGTCTGCACCAACACCCTGTGCGCGGTGATGGGCGGCGACGCGATCTACTCCGCGCTGCGGGAACACCTGGACGTCGGCGACGGGGAGACCACCGGCGACGGCAAGGTCACCCTGGAGCACATCGAGTGCAACGCGGCCTGCGACTTCGCGCCGGTCCTGATGGTGAACTGGGAGTTCTTCGACAACCAGACCGTCGAGTCCGCGAAGCAACTGGTCGACGACCTGCGAGCAGGGCAGCAGGTGGCCCCGACCCGCGGTGCGCCCCTCTGTACCTACCAGGAGACCTCCCGGATCCTGGCGGGCTTCCCCGACCAGCGGCCCGGAGCGGTCGAGGCGACCGGCGGCGCGGGACCCGCGTCACTGGTCGGCCTGCGGCTCGCGAAGGGCGAGGGCCCCCGGCCACGCGTGGTGTCCCCACGTGGCGAGGCCCCCGAGGACCCACCACAGCAGACCTCGGCCTCCGACCCGGACAACCAGGCAGGACCCGCGGCCGAGGAGGGGGAGTGA
- the nuoF gene encoding NADH-quinone oxidoreductase subunit NuoF has product MTLATEINGGGNGEGNGRTGPEQVLTPVLSAFWDQAESWTLETYKRHEGYEGLKKALAMEPDDLIAYVKDSGLRGRGGAGFPTGMKWQFIPQGDGKPHYLVVNADESEPGTCKDIPLLFANPHSLIEGIVIACYAIRSSHAFIYLRGEVVPVLRRLHEAVREAYEAGFLGKDILGSGLDLDVTVHAGAGAYICGEETALLDSLEGRRGQPRLRPPFPAVAGLYACPTVVNNVESIASVPAILNRGKDWFRTMGSEKSPGFTLYSLSGHVTSPGQYEAPLGITLRQLLDMSGGIRSGHRLKFWTPGGSSTPMFTEEHLDVPLDYEGVGAAGSMLGTKALQCFDETTCVVRAVTRWTEFYAHESCGKCTPCREGTYWLVQLLRDIEAGKGQMADLDKLNDIADNINGKSFCALGDGAASPIFSSLKYFREEYEQHITGKGCPFDPARSTVWADEPHRTSEVNA; this is encoded by the coding sequence ATGACCTTGGCGACCGAGATCAACGGCGGCGGAAACGGCGAGGGGAACGGCAGGACCGGCCCCGAGCAGGTGCTCACGCCGGTCCTTTCGGCCTTCTGGGACCAGGCGGAGTCCTGGACCCTGGAGACGTACAAGCGGCACGAGGGGTACGAGGGCCTGAAGAAGGCCCTCGCCATGGAGCCCGACGACCTCATCGCGTACGTCAAGGACTCCGGTCTGCGCGGCCGTGGCGGCGCGGGCTTCCCCACCGGAATGAAGTGGCAGTTCATCCCGCAGGGCGACGGAAAGCCGCACTATCTAGTTGTCAACGCCGACGAATCGGAGCCCGGGACCTGCAAGGACATCCCGCTCCTCTTCGCGAACCCGCATTCCCTCATCGAGGGGATCGTGATCGCCTGTTACGCGATCAGGTCTTCGCATGCCTTCATCTATCTCCGGGGCGAAGTCGTCCCCGTACTGCGGAGGTTGCACGAGGCCGTACGCGAGGCGTACGAGGCGGGCTTCCTCGGCAAGGACATCCTGGGCAGCGGACTCGACCTCGACGTCACCGTGCACGCGGGGGCGGGCGCGTACATCTGCGGTGAAGAGACCGCACTGCTCGATTCCCTGGAGGGCCGCCGCGGCCAGCCCAGGCTCCGTCCTCCCTTCCCTGCCGTGGCCGGGCTCTACGCATGTCCCACTGTGGTGAACAACGTCGAGTCCATCGCATCGGTTCCCGCGATCCTGAACCGGGGCAAGGACTGGTTCCGGACCATGGGCAGCGAGAAGTCCCCCGGATTCACGCTCTATTCGCTGAGCGGGCACGTCACCAGCCCCGGCCAGTACGAGGCCCCGCTCGGCATCACGCTCCGCCAGCTGCTCGACATGAGCGGCGGCATCCGGAGCGGCCACCGGCTCAAGTTCTGGACACCGGGCGGCTCTTCGACCCCGATGTTCACCGAAGAACACCTCGACGTCCCGCTGGACTACGAAGGGGTGGGCGCCGCCGGATCGATGCTCGGCACCAAGGCGCTCCAGTGCTTCGACGAGACGACCTGCGTGGTGCGGGCCGTCACCCGCTGGACCGAGTTCTACGCGCACGAGTCCTGCGGCAAGTGCACACCGTGCCGCGAAGGGACGTACTGGCTGGTCCAGTTGCTCCGCGACATCGAGGCGGGCAAGGGCCAGATGGCCGACCTCGACAAGCTGAACGACATCGCCGACAACATAAACGGTAAGTCGTTCTGCGCACTCGGCGACGGCGCCGCCTCGCCGATCTTCTCCTCGCTCAAGTACTTCCGCGAGGAGTACGAGCAGCACATCACCGGCAAGGGCTGCCCGTTCGACCCGGCCAGGTCGACGGTCTGGGCCGACGAACCCCACCGCACCTCGGAGGTGAACGCATGA